A single Aspergillus puulaauensis MK2 DNA, chromosome 7, nearly complete sequence DNA region contains:
- the FBP26 gene encoding bifunctional nucleoside/nucleotide kinase/histidine phosphatase family protein (COG:G;~EggNog:ENOG410PIZY;~InterPro:IPR013079,IPR013078,IPR027417,IPR001345, IPR003094,IPR029033;~PFAM:PF00300,PF01591;~go_function: GO:0003824 - catalytic activity [Evidence IEA];~go_function: GO:0003873 - 6-phosphofructo-2-kinase activity [Evidence IEA];~go_function: GO:0005524 - ATP binding [Evidence IEA];~go_process: GO:0006000 - fructose metabolic process [Evidence IEA];~go_process: GO:0006003 - fructose 2,6-bisphosphate metabolic process [Evidence IEA]): MSPTGRGSGHKTFFASSDDSKICVVMVGLPARGKSLIAGKAMRYLGWVGIPARVFNVGSYRRNSTPQPTATFFDPHNSEGEKMRRAAAEAAMSDMVNWFNAGKGVVAILDATNSTKQRRRWIYESCSAANIETLFVESICDDESLIMNNILEVKTTSPDYKGQDPEVAAVDFRNRIRNYEKVYEGIGDDENNYTYVKLINVGSTVIINQIKDYLSSRLVYYIQNLHIKPRSIWLSRHGESEYNLTGKIGGDSNISERGEAYARALPGLLKKSGVPDNTKIVIWTSTLKRTIQTARPLAKETGFEKLEWKALDELDSGLCDGLTYEDIAQQYPEDFAARDEDKYNYRYRGGESYRDVVIRLEPIIMELERSENVIIVTHQAVLRCIYSYFLNVPQEQSPWMEVPLHTLIKLTPRAYGTEEQRFKADIPAVSTWRAKGTSAKHQDYPTEVKS, encoded by the exons ATGTCACCCACTGGTCGCGGGAGCGGCCATAAGACCTTCTTTGCCAGC TCAGATGATTCGAAGATATGTGTTGTCATGGTTGGTCTACCGGCCAGAGGCAAGAGTCTCATCGCCGGAAAAG CGATGCGATATCTTGGCTGGGTTGGCATCCCAGCTCGCGTATTCAACGTGGGGTCGTATCGCAGAAACTCTACGCCCCAGCCAACCGCTACCTTCTTTGATCCTCACAACtcagaaggagagaagatgaggcgcgctgctgctgaagcggCCATGTCTGATATGGTCAATTGGTTCAATGCTGGCAAAGGGGTGGTCGCCATTCTAGATGCTACCAACTCAACGAAACAGCGCCGTCGCTGGATTTACGAATCATGTAGCGCCGCTAATATCGAAACGCTATTCGTTGAGTCAATATGTGATGATGAATCTCTCATCATGAACAACATCTTGGAAGTCAAAACCACATCACCGGACTATAAGGGGCAGGACCCCGAAGTCGCCGCCGTGGATTTCCGCAACCGAATCCGCAATTATGAGAAGGTCTACGAGGGTATTGGTGATGATGAAAACAACTATACCTACGTAAAACTTATCAATGTCGGTTCCACCGTGATAATAAACCAGATCAAAGACTATCTATCAAGTCGCTTGGTCTACTACATCCAGAACCTTCATATCAAGCCACGATCAATCTGGCTTTCTCGG CATGGAGAGTCAGAATATAACCTCACAGGAAAAATCGGAGGAGATTCTAACATCTCTGAGCGTGGAGAAGCTTATGCGCGTGCATTGCCTGGCCTGCTCAAGAAGTCCGGTGTCCCGGATAACACGAAAATTGTTATATGGACCTCAACCCTCAAACGTACGATCCAAACGGCACGTCCTCTCGCCAAGGAGACGGGATTCGAAAAGCTGGAGTGGAAGGCCCTGGATGAACTTGACTCTGGACTCTGTGATGGCCTCACGTATGAGGACATTGCACAACAATACCCCGAAGACTTTGCAGCTCGGGATGAGGACAAATACAATTACCGTTATCGTGGGGGAGAGTCGTATCGCGATGTCGTGATTCGCCTCGAGCCCATCATCATGGAACTAGAACGCAGTGAAaacgtcatcatcgtcacccACCAGGCTGTGCTGCGTTGCATCTACTCGTACTTCCTCAATGTTCCCCAGGAACAGAGTCCGTGGATGGAGGTTCCCCTGCATACGTTGATCAAGCTCACTCCACGCGCGTATGGAACGGAAGAACAGCGTTTTAAGGCCGATATACCTGCTGTGTCCACGTGGCGTGCCAAGGGAACATCTGCAAAGCACCAAGATTATCCCACTGAGGTGAAATCTTAA